The Sesamum indicum cultivar Zhongzhi No. 13 linkage group LG1, S_indicum_v1.0, whole genome shotgun sequence genome includes a window with the following:
- the LOC105167229 gene encoding sister chromatid cohesion protein DCC1 isoform X2 — MDIIDPQSGCSGGAEAVLVDEKFLPEILHQRVTLRGQPDEDAVLCTVSKTYAVKFVGTSNSVFLIPPTDKVSNLCNNKDDNNMVVASVIKVAPGCMELVEVAPKLDKLKLLLSQNPYSFSESSDMDISEEREKTRIGLYRWDDLVDRLQASDKELRMGLQSLSAIEIDGYWRILDDKYMNAILNMLLHNVILNDWSINALNEDEVVGVLETDGFPRNIATHCLQVYCCKVDEGVGLSTTWKLDERRICVHLAREILKEGKMKIEIFMEKWMRRVPDGMHASFDMLEGEVLKEKLGMDTWVYSFSVSSLPSTPAERFSVLFQERAKWEWKDLQPYVRDLKVPGLSSEGLLLKYTRRTQPTMDAEPIFSAR, encoded by the exons ATGGATATAATAGATCCACAATCTGGCTGCTCTGGAGGTGCAGAAGCAGTGCTAG TTGATGAGAAGTTCCTCCCGGAAATCCTGCACCAAAG aGTAACTTTAAGAGGACAGCCTGATGAAGATGCAGTTCTTTGTACAGTATCCAAGACCTATGCAGTTAAATTTGTGGGCACATCCAATTCGGTATTTCTCATACCTCCCACAGATAAAGTctcaaatttatgtaataacaAAGATGATAACAACATGGTGGTTGCATCGGTTATTAAAGTTGCACCAGGTTGCATGGAGCTTGTTGAGGTGGCACCTAAACTAGATAAACTTAAACTGCTTCTCTCTCAAAATCCATACAGTTTTAGTGAAAGCTCAGACATGGACATCTCAGAAGAGAGGGAGAAGACGAGGATAGGTTTATACAGATGGGATGATCTTGTTGACAGGTTACAGGCAAGTGACAAGGAACTAAGAATGGGTCTTCAATCCCTTTCAGCAATAGAAATAGATGGATACTGGCGGATTTTGGATGACAAGTATATGAATGCAATTCTGAACATGCTTTTGCACAATGTAATATTGAATGACTGGTCCATTAATGCACTCAATGAAGATGAAGTTGTGGGTGTGCTAGAAACAGATGGATTTCCTAGAAATATTGCAACGCATTGCTTGCAAGTCTATTGCTGTAAGGTGGATGAGGGTGTTGGTCTAAGTACTACGTGGAAGTTGGACGAGAGGCGCATATGTGTGCACTTAGCAAGAGAAATTCTAAAAGAGGGGAAGATGAAAATCGAAATCTTTATGGAGAAATGGATGCGGAGGGTTCCCGATGGAATGCATGCTAGTTTTGACATGTTAGAAGGTGAAGTTCTAAAAGAAAAGCTTGGGATGGATACTTGGGTGTACTCCTTTAGCGTTTCATCTCTCCCGTCTACTCCTGCGGAGCGTTTCTCTGTATTATTTCAGGAGCGGGCAAAGTGGGAATGGAAAGATCTACAGCCATATGTCAG GGATTTAAAAGTGCCAGGACTTTCTTCCGAAGGTTTACTACTCAAATATACTCGAAGAACTCAGCCGACTATGGACGCAGAACCCATTTTCAGTGCAAGATAG
- the LOC105167229 gene encoding sister chromatid cohesion protein DCC1 isoform X1 produces the protein MDIIDPQSGCSGGAEAVLGLQPNSSISIAYHSLFGPHNDLLLLEVDEKFLPEILHQRVTLRGQPDEDAVLCTVSKTYAVKFVGTSNSVFLIPPTDKVSNLCNNKDDNNMVVASVIKVAPGCMELVEVAPKLDKLKLLLSQNPYSFSESSDMDISEEREKTRIGLYRWDDLVDRLQASDKELRMGLQSLSAIEIDGYWRILDDKYMNAILNMLLHNVILNDWSINALNEDEVVGVLETDGFPRNIATHCLQVYCCKVDEGVGLSTTWKLDERRICVHLAREILKEGKMKIEIFMEKWMRRVPDGMHASFDMLEGEVLKEKLGMDTWVYSFSVSSLPSTPAERFSVLFQERAKWEWKDLQPYVRDLKVPGLSSEGLLLKYTRRTQPTMDAEPIFSAR, from the exons ATGGATATAATAGATCCACAATCTGGCTGCTCTGGAGGTGCAGAAGCAGTGCTAGGTCTTCAACCAAACTCGTCAATCTCTATTGCTTATCATTCTCTATTTGGCCCTCACAATGACCTTTTGCTTCTTGAAGTTGATGAGAAGTTCCTCCCGGAAATCCTGCACCAAAG aGTAACTTTAAGAGGACAGCCTGATGAAGATGCAGTTCTTTGTACAGTATCCAAGACCTATGCAGTTAAATTTGTGGGCACATCCAATTCGGTATTTCTCATACCTCCCACAGATAAAGTctcaaatttatgtaataacaAAGATGATAACAACATGGTGGTTGCATCGGTTATTAAAGTTGCACCAGGTTGCATGGAGCTTGTTGAGGTGGCACCTAAACTAGATAAACTTAAACTGCTTCTCTCTCAAAATCCATACAGTTTTAGTGAAAGCTCAGACATGGACATCTCAGAAGAGAGGGAGAAGACGAGGATAGGTTTATACAGATGGGATGATCTTGTTGACAGGTTACAGGCAAGTGACAAGGAACTAAGAATGGGTCTTCAATCCCTTTCAGCAATAGAAATAGATGGATACTGGCGGATTTTGGATGACAAGTATATGAATGCAATTCTGAACATGCTTTTGCACAATGTAATATTGAATGACTGGTCCATTAATGCACTCAATGAAGATGAAGTTGTGGGTGTGCTAGAAACAGATGGATTTCCTAGAAATATTGCAACGCATTGCTTGCAAGTCTATTGCTGTAAGGTGGATGAGGGTGTTGGTCTAAGTACTACGTGGAAGTTGGACGAGAGGCGCATATGTGTGCACTTAGCAAGAGAAATTCTAAAAGAGGGGAAGATGAAAATCGAAATCTTTATGGAGAAATGGATGCGGAGGGTTCCCGATGGAATGCATGCTAGTTTTGACATGTTAGAAGGTGAAGTTCTAAAAGAAAAGCTTGGGATGGATACTTGGGTGTACTCCTTTAGCGTTTCATCTCTCCCGTCTACTCCTGCGGAGCGTTTCTCTGTATTATTTCAGGAGCGGGCAAAGTGGGAATGGAAAGATCTACAGCCATATGTCAG GGATTTAAAAGTGCCAGGACTTTCTTCCGAAGGTTTACTACTCAAATATACTCGAAGAACTCAGCCGACTATGGACGCAGAACCCATTTTCAGTGCAAGATAG